In Deefgea piscis, the DNA window GCTTAAAAAAGAAAAAAACCAATTCACCAATATAAAACAATACAACAATTAAACTAACATATAATAATTGAGGCCATGTAATCACCAACATAACGCCGCCCCTATTCTATCACCCACTAAAATAAGCTTTATTTACTTTGTGTAAGTTACTTGCACCTTGTAAAAACTCAGCTAGAAATGCTCGGCGCTCAATATACAGAGCATCGAGCCGCTTTAAATTATCATTCACTCGACCCAACAATGCCAGCAAATCATCACGTGATTCTTCAGGTATCAAATTCAAATCTAAGGCAGGTAATTTTTGATAGGCATCATGCAATTGTTGCTGAATTAACAATGATTTATCCCAATCCTCTTCTTCAGCAGCAAGTAATACCTCGTTCGAAAGCTGGCACAGCTGTTGATATACCGCTAAATCAGGCTTTTCCATAGCTTGCAGCATCGCGAGCAACCTCTCCTTTTTCTTGCGAAACAGCTAAACCCGCATTTAATTGATTCGGCCCAATGGACTGCCAAGCATCTTTTAGCTGTGTTAAGATTTCGATCACATGAACCAATGCGTTAACATCATTATTAATATTTGCAGTTAATAACTGAAAGCTTAAATACTCATACAGCCGATCTAGATTTTCAACCAACTCCCCGCCTTGCTCATGATCTAAAGCCAAACGCAAACCATCATCAAGAATAGCAATTGCTTTTGAAATTGCAGCACCTTTTTCTGCGATTTTTCCTTGTTCCATTTGAAACCGGGCAGTGACAACAGACTTAATTGCACCTTCATACAGCATAACAATTAACTGATGTGGGCTAGCACTCTCAACAACTAAATCAATACTCGCCTGTCCATACGCAGAAATTGCTTTTTTCATCATACTCATTATCTTAACCTCAAACTGCGCTATCTTACTTTGGTAAATTTGCCAATTGTGAAGTCAAACCATTACTAATATTTTTCATATTTGAAATTGCGATATCCATCGCCGTAAACTGCTGACGATACAATTTTTCAGTCATTTCATATTGTCGATTCAGGCGAATACGTTGCTCAGTAATTCCCTCGACTGATTTATTCACCCCAGTAACACGGCTGGCGATTGCACCTTGATTCGATAGCATCGCATCCAATGCTTTATCTAAATTAAATGCAAAACCACGACTAAAACTAATAGATCCAAAATCACCCGCCGTACTCGCACTCGCATTTACCACCATGCCGCTAGCCTTACCTGTACCAGTTAATAGCTGACCATCTCCAGTAGCAGCTTCGCCACCAATGGTACCCACTACATCACGGCCAGAAGCTATTCCTGCAATATTAATACCCAATGTTGCCAATGAAGAGGTGCCTACGCTGCTAATTTGCACATTTGATTTAGAACCATAACTTGAAGATAAAATTTCAAAGCTGCTTGTTTTCTCGTTAAAGTTAACAATCACTGATTTACCTGATTTTACTAAACTGGCATCGCCATTGATTTTCGACTGCAATTCTGCAGCTAAATCAGCAGGATTAGCATATGCCCCCTGCTTAAGTTTGATACTTGAGCTAGAAATATCATCAATCGCCACCATGATCGAGTCGTTGTTTGCGTCAATGGTTAAAGGCTGGCTTGTATTGGCAACATTTAATGACATTGAGGTAGTCGTTGGGGTAGGCGTACCCGCTCGAACATGCTTGATATCGAATAATTTGGTGGAGGCATTATAATCAACACTAACTGTATCACCACTCGTGTACAAATCAGTGTTGGCCGTGATTTTAGATTTTATTTGATCCGCAAGTTGCTGCGAGGTGTAATTGCCAGTATCAATCGAAATACTCGACGAAGCGCCTGCCAAACTAATTGACGCAGATTGATTGGCGCCATCGATCTTCATAAAAGGCAACGCACTACCCGAAAATTTAGCCTGCGTTGCTGGCGAAGTAATTGATACCGGATATTTACCGGCAACCGTTTGATTTGTCGATGAAATATATTTTATATTCGGATCACTGGAAATACCATTGACGGTAAATAGGTTCGCAACGGCTCCGGGATTGGAGGTAATCGCTTGCTGAAGCTTAGTTTCATTTAAAGTCATTGCTCCGGCTTTATCTAAACTAATCCCAACTTCAGATAAAGATTGAAAAAAGCTCCCCGAGCCCAAAGGACGATTTAATACCGCGCGCAGTTCTTGTTGTACCGAACGAATGGCTGTTTCTCCATTCAGAATACCAGCCTTACCCGTTTTAGGATCATAGCTTGATAGATCACTGAGTGATTTATTGAGCTCATTAAATGCTTTAACAAAACTTTGCACCGAAGTTTTAATGCCACTCGCATCATTACCAATCGTGATGGTTGTTGGCGTTGTGGTGACTTTCAATAAATTAAGCGTAACACCTTGAATTGCATCATTAATTGTATTTGAAGGCTTAGATACACTAATCCCATCAATTTTTAGCTTGGCGTCTTTTGCCGTTTGCGTTTCAAGTAAATTGCGTGTACCCGTTGGATCATAGCTAAGCCCCGACAGACCATTGGTGTCTGTTTGATTACCATCAGTATCCTCAACCACTAATCGCATTGAATTGGCAGCACCCGAGTCTTTGCTGGTTAAAACCAAACGATTTCCAGAGCCGTCATTTAAAATACTAGCCGTTACGCCAGCATTAGCAGCATTCACTGCGTCGCGAACACCGGCAAGCGAATTATTCGACGCTGTAATATCAATAGTAATCGAGGCTTTTGCTGAATTAACTGTAAACGTATCATCGGTATTTGATGGCGTATCTTTTGAATCTACAGTACCAAATTGCAAAGTAATTTTGCCGGTACCAACCGGCGAATTAACTGATGTGTATACACCCGTTGTTAATTTTTGGTTCTGAGCTAATTGACTCACTTCAAGGGTTGATGTCCCTGCT includes these proteins:
- the fliS gene encoding flagellar export chaperone FliS, which produces MMKKAISAYGQASIDLVVESASPHQLIVMLYEGAIKSVVTARFQMEQGKIAEKGAAISKAIAILDDGLRLALDHEQGGELVENLDRLYEYLSFQLLTANINNDVNALVHVIEILTQLKDAWQSIGPNQLNAGLAVSQEKGEVARDAASYGKA
- a CDS encoding flagellar protein FliT, translated to MEKPDLAVYQQLCQLSNEVLLAAEEEDWDKSLLIQQQLHDAYQKLPALDLNLIPEESRDDLLALLGRVNDNLKRLDALYIERRAFLAEFLQGASNLHKVNKAYFSG
- the fliD gene encoding flagellar filament capping protein FliD, with amino-acid sequence MPSITSSGSGSGIDINGLITQLMTAEKMPLQVLDKKELTFQAKITALGTLKGAMSTFQTAVRGLSDVNKFKSTNVSIADATIGTASSSTIAQAGTSTLEVSQLAQNQKLTTGVYTSVNSPVGTGKITLQFGTVDSKDTPSNTDDTFTVNSAKASITIDITASNNSLAGVRDAVNAANAGVTASILNDGSGNRLVLTSKDSGAANSMRLVVEDTDGNQTDTNGLSGLSYDPTGTRNLLETQTAKDAKLKIDGISVSKPSNTINDAIQGVTLNLLKVTTTPTTITIGNDASGIKTSVQSFVKAFNELNKSLSDLSSYDPKTGKAGILNGETAIRSVQQELRAVLNRPLGSGSFFQSLSEVGISLDKAGAMTLNETKLQQAITSNPGAVANLFTVNGISSDPNIKYISSTNQTVAGKYPVSITSPATQAKFSGSALPFMKIDGANQSASISLAGASSSISIDTGNYTSQQLADQIKSKITANTDLYTSGDTVSVDYNASTKLFDIKHVRAGTPTPTTTSMSLNVANTSQPLTIDANNDSIMVAIDDISSSSIKLKQGAYANPADLAAELQSKINGDASLVKSGKSVIVNFNEKTSSFEILSSSYGSKSNVQISSVGTSSLATLGINIAGIASGRDVVGTIGGEAATGDGQLLTGTGKASGMVVNASASTAGDFGSISFSRGFAFNLDKALDAMLSNQGAIASRVTGVNKSVEGITEQRIRLNRQYEMTEKLYRQQFTAMDIAISNMKNISNGLTSQLANLPK